The following proteins are co-located in the Melanotaenia boesemani isolate fMelBoe1 chromosome 5, fMelBoe1.pri, whole genome shotgun sequence genome:
- the hdlbpb gene encoding vigilin, translating to MSSVAVLTPESFAEHRSGLKDQEISGCVPEDEAYIPTYLEAFPPLPEKGAPGERTGEPASAWGSKIRPIKASVITQVFHVPLEERRYKDNSQFGEGEEAKVCLDIMQRTGAHIELSLAKDQGLSIMVTGKLDSVMKARKEIVARLQTQASATVAIPKEHHRFVIGKNGEKLQELELKTATKIAIPRPDDPSANIRITGTKEGIEKARHEILLISAEQDKRAVERLSLEKAFHPFIAGAHNRLVQELSQETGARISIPPPSLPKDEIVITGEKEAVALAISRIRAIYDDKKRKTTTISVEVKKSQHKYIIGPKGNTLQEILEATGVSVEMPPLDSSSETIILRGEPDKLGPALTQVYAKAKSVMVVEVSAPAWLHRFIIGKKGQNIGRITQQLPRVHIEFTDGEERISLEGPTEEVEQAQAQIQEIIKDLLVRMDYTEVIIDQRFHRHLIGKNGANINRIKEQYKVSVRIPQDSERSSLVRIEGDPKGVQLARRELIDMVQRMENERTKDLIVEQKFHRTIIGQKGEKIKEVRDKFPEVIINFPDPSQKSDIVQLRGPKNEVEKCAKFLQKIIAELIENSFSLSVPIFKQFHKNIIGKGGTNIKKIREETNTKIDLPTENSNSETIVITGKKSNCEAARDRILAIQRELANIKETEVIIPAKLHNSLIGSKGCLVRSIMEDCGGVHIHFPSEGSGSDKVTIRGPAGEVEKAKKQLLQLAEEKQVNNFTAELQAKPEYHKFLIGRGGANIRRVRDRTGARIIFPSPDDTEQELITIVGKEEAVRLAQKELENLVKNLDDVVEDSMEVDVRHHRHFVCRRGQVLRELAEEYGGVAVSFPRTGANSQKVTLKGAKDCVEAAKKRIHEIIEDLESQVSVEVAIQQRYHRAIMGPKGCRIQHITREHEVQIKFPERDDSAAGQEASLQENGEISPEAEFFPRKCDIITISGRAEKCELAKAALLALVPITEDVEVSYELHRYIIGQKGSGIRKMMEEYEVNIWVPQPEKQLDVIKVTGLAANVERAKQGLLERVKELQAEQEDRALRSFKVTMSIDPKFHPKIIGRKGTVISQIRKDHDVSIQFPDKGDEQQDLIVISGYERNVEEARQAIQQLVAELQEMVSQDVHLDPRTHARIIGARGKAIRKLMEEFKVDIRFPQPGSDEPDKVTVTGLPETVDAAIDHLLNLEEEYMLSVTETETLAAYMKPPSRYGGVGGAGGMDDSSGGPAKGFVVRDAPWNAAGNKAPDMSSAEDFPTFGTGVAPKQTSAWGPKKF from the exons ATGAGCTCAGTGGCAGTGTTGACCCCGGAGAGCTTTGCGGAGCATCGCAGTGGTCTCAAGGACCAAGAGATTTCAG GCTGCGTCCCAGAGGATGAGGCCTACATCCCCACCTACCTGGAGGCCTTCCCTCCGCTGCCGGAAAAGGGGGCACCAGGGGAAAGGACTGGGGAGCCGGCTTCGGCATGGGGGAGCAAGATCAGGCCCATCAAAGCGTCTGTTATCACCCAG GTGTTCCATGTTCCCCTGGAGGAACGCCGCTACAAGGACAACAGCCAATTTGGGGAGGGTGAGGAAGCCAAAGTGTGCCTGGACATCATGCAGCGAACGGGAGCGCACATTGAGCTATCCCTGGCTAAGGACCAGGGCCTCTCCATCATGGTTACTGGCAAACTGGACTCTGTCATGAAGGCTCGCAAGGAAATTGTAGCTCGCCTGCAGACACAG GCATCAGCTACAGTCGCCATCCCCAAGGAGCACCACCGTTTTGTTATTGGTAAGAACGGCGAGAAGCTGCAAGAGCTGGAGCTGAAGACGGCCACCAAGATCGCTATTCCACGTCCCGACGACCCCAGCGCCAACATCCGCATCACTGGCACCAAGGAGGGCATCGAGAAGGCTCGCCACGAAATTCTTCTGATCTCAGCTGAGCAG GACAAGCGTGCGGTGGAGCGTCTGTCCCTGGAGAAGGCCTTCCACCCTTTCATTGCTGGTGCCCATAACAGGCTGGTGCAGGAACTTAGCCAGGAGACGGGCGCTCGCATCAGCATCCCGCCGCCCAGCCTTCCAAAGGATGAGATTGTCATCACTGGGGAGAAGGAGGCTGTTGCTCTCGCTATCAGCCGGATCCGAGCCATCTACGATGATAAG AAGAGGAAGACCACGACCATCTCGGTGGAGGTGAAGAAATCTCAGCATAAGTACATCATAGGTCCAAAGGGCAACACCCTGCAGGAGATTCTGGAGGCCACTGGGGTGTCGGTGGAGATGCCCCCGCTAGACTCCAGCTCAGAAACCATCATCCTGAGAGGGGAGCCTGACAAACTGGGGCCAGCACTCACACAAGTTTATGCCAag GCTAAGAGTGTGATGGTGGTTGAGGTGAGTGCTCCAGCTTGGCTACATCGTTTCATCATTGGCAAGAAAGGACAGAACATAGGACGGATAACACAGCAGCTACCACGG GTTCATATAGAGTTTACAGACGGTGAGGAGCGCATCAGTCTGGAGGGGCCAACAGAGGAGGTGGAGCAGGCTCAGGCCCAGATACAAGAAATTATTAAAGACCTG CTGGTGAGGATGGACTACACCGAAGTCATCATAGATCAGCGTTTCCACAGACACCTTATTGGAAAGAATGGAGCCAACA TCAATCGGATCAAGGAGCAGTACAAAGTGTCAGTCAGGATCCCTCAGGACTCGGAGAGAAGCAGCCTGGTCCGGATCGAAGGAGATCCTAAAGGAGTGCAGCTGGCACGCAGAGAGCTTATCGACATGGTCCAGAGAATG GAAAATGAACGCACCAAAGACTTGATCGTAGAGCAGAAGTTCCATCGGACAATCATTGGCCAGAAGGGAGAAAAGATAAAGGAAGTGCGGGACAAATTTCCTGAG GTCATCATCAATTTTCCCGACCCGTCGCAGAAGAGCGACATCGTCCAGCTGAGAGGGCCGAAAAACGAGGTGGAAAAATGTGCCAAGTTCCTGCAAAAAATCATTGCAGAACTG ATTGAGAATAGTTTCTCGCTCTCCGTTCCCATCTTTAAACAATTTCATAAGAACATAATTGGAAAGGGCGGCACAAACATCAAAAAG ATCCGCGAGGAGACCAACACCAAGATTGACCTGCCAACAGAGAACAGTAACTCTGAGACGATCGTCATCACAGGCAAGAAGAGCAACTGTGAGGCTGCTAGAGATCGAATCCTTGCAATCCAGAGAGAACTG GCCAACATTAAGGAGACAGAAGTCATCATACCAGCCAAGCTGCACAACTCTCTGATCGGCTCCAAAGGCTGCCTCGTGCGCTCCATCATGGAAGACTGTGGTGGTGTGCACATCCATTTCCCCTCTGAGGGCTCTGGCTCAGACAAGGTCACCATCAGAGGGCCTGCTGGTGAAGTGGAGAAAGCcaagaaacagctgctgcagctggccgAAGAGAAG CAAGTCAACAACTTCACTGCTGAGCTGCAGGCCAAACCAGAGTACCATAAGTTCTTGATCGGACGAGGCGGGGCCAACATTCGCCGGGTGCGAGACAGGACAGGGGCCCGCATCATCTTCCCGTCACCTGATGACACAGAGCAGGAGCTGATCACCATCGTAGGGAAGGAGGAAGCTGTTCGTCTGGCCCAGAAAGAACTGGAAAACCTGGTCAAAAACCTG GATGATGTGGTTGAGGACAGCATGGAAGTAGACGTTCGCCATCACCGTCACTTTGTATGTCGGAGAGGTCAGGTGCTGCGGGAGCTGGCGGAGGAGTACGGCGGCGTTGCTGTGAGCTTCCCTCGTACCGGAGCCAACAGCCAGAAGGTCACTCTTAAGGGAGCGAAGGATTGTGTTGAGGCGGCAAAGAAGCGTATTCATGAGATTATAGAGGACCTG GAGTCCCAGGTGAGCGTGGAGGTCGCCATCCAACAGCGCTACCACCGCGCCATTATGGGGCCTAAAGGCTGCCGCATCCAGCACATCACCAGGGAACACGAGGTCCAAATTAAGTTCCCTGAGAGAGATGACAGCGCTGCAG GTCAGGAGGCTTCACTACAAGAGAATGGTGAGATCAGTCCAGAGGCAGAGTTTTTCCCCCGCAAGTGTGACATTATCACCATCTCCGGACGTGCAGAGAAGTGTGAACTAGCAAAAGCAGCCCTGCTG GCGTTGGTGCCCATAACAGAGGATGTTGAAGTATCATATGAGCTGCACCGCTACATCATTGGTCAGAAAGGCAGTGGAATCAGGAAGATGATGGAAGAATACGAG GTGAACATCTGGGTGCCACAGCCTGAGAAACAACTGGATGTGATCAAGGTGACGGGCCTGGCAGCTAATGTAGAGCGAGCCAAACAGGGTTTGCTGGAGAGGGTCAAAGAACTTCAGGCTGAGCAGGAAGACAGG GCCTTGCGCAGTTTTAAAGTCACCATGTCTATAGATCCCAAGTTTCATCCCAAGATTATTGGCCGCAAAGGGACGGTCATCTCTCAGATCAGAAAAGACCATGATGTAAGCATTCAGTTCCCCGACAAAGGAGACGAGCAGCAG GATCTGATCGTGATCTCAGGGTACGAGCGTAATGTGGAAGAGGCACGTCAAGCCATCCAGCAGCTGGTTGCTGAGTTGCAGGAGATGGTGAGCCAAGATGTTCATCTAGACCCGAGAACCCACGCTCGCATCATTGGTGCCCGCGGCAAAGCCATCCGCAAGCTGATGGAGGAGTTCAAG GTGGACATCCGGTTTCCTCAGCCAGGCTCTGACGAGCCCGACAAAGTGACAGTAACGGGTCTTCCTGAGACTGTCGACGCCGCCATTGATCACCTACTCAACCTGGAGGAAGAATAT ATGCTCAGtgtgacagagacagagaccTTGGCTGCATACATGAAGCCTCCATCCCGCTATGGAGGGGTAGGAGGTGCAGGAGGAATGGATGATAGTAGTGGAGGTCCAGCTAAAGGCTTTGTGGTGCGTGATGCCCCCTGGAACGCAGCAGGGAACAAG GCCCCTGACATGAGCAGTGCAGAAGACTTCCCCACGTTTGGGACAGGAGTGGCCCCGAAGCAAACATCGGCCTGGGGTCCCAAGAAGTTCTGA